From one Oceanimonas doudoroffii genomic stretch:
- a CDS encoding DUF2750 domain-containing protein → MSQLHQPEYQRFIDQVKADNMMWGLRFGDEWVVCDSTEFQDTEVMPLWSTRAEASAQCVDEWAQYEPFEITLAEFLEIWVEDLSEDGVRIGPNWNEELDGIELDVLEMVKDLA, encoded by the coding sequence ATGAGCCAGCTCCACCAGCCAGAATACCAGCGTTTTATCGATCAGGTGAAAGCCGACAACATGATGTGGGGGCTTCGCTTCGGAGACGAATGGGTGGTGTGTGATTCCACCGAATTTCAGGATACCGAAGTGATGCCGCTGTGGTCCACCCGGGCCGAAGCCAGCGCGCAGTGTGTGGACGAGTGGGCCCAGTATGAGCCGTTTGAAATTACCCTGGCCGAATTCCTGGAAATCTGGGTGGAAGACCTGTCGGAAGACGGCGTGCGCATTGGCCCCAACTGGAATGAGGAGCTCGACGGCATCGAGCTGGACGTACTGGAAATGGTAAAAGACCTGGCCTGA
- a CDS encoding 4a-hydroxytetrahydrobiopterin dehydratase — protein MTQLAQQQCEACRADAPKVSDAELAELMTQIPDWTPQARDGVLQLEREFTFKNFKQAWAFADKVAELAESEFHHPAILLEWGKVTVTWWTHAINGLHRNDFIMAARTDTLLAN, from the coding sequence ATGACCCAACTGGCCCAACAACAATGCGAGGCCTGCCGGGCCGATGCGCCCAAAGTCAGTGATGCCGAGCTGGCCGAACTGATGACGCAGATTCCCGACTGGACCCCTCAGGCCCGGGACGGCGTGCTGCAGCTGGAACGAGAGTTTACATTCAAGAACTTCAAGCAGGCCTGGGCCTTTGCCGACAAAGTGGCGGAGCTTGCCGAAAGCGAGTTTCACCACCCGGCCATTTTGCTGGAATGGGGCAAGGTCACCGTGACCTGGTGGACCCACGCCATCAATGGCCTGCACCGCAATGATTTTATTATGGCGGCCCGCACCGATACCTTGCTGGCCAACTGA
- the wrbA gene encoding NAD(P)H:quinone oxidoreductase, with protein MSKLLVLYHSMYGHIETMANAVAKGAAEVSGVEVTIKRVPETMDAQAFKQAGGKVDQQAEVASPAELADYDAIVIGTPTRFGNMSGQMRNFFDQTGGLWVNGGLVGKLASVFSSTGTGGGQETTITSTWITLAHHGMVIVPIGYGAPELADISQVGGGTPYGASTIAGGDGSRQPDERELTIARYQGKTVAELSKKLFG; from the coding sequence ATGAGCAAGTTGCTGGTGTTGTATCACTCCATGTACGGCCATATCGAAACCATGGCCAATGCGGTGGCAAAGGGGGCGGCTGAGGTGTCCGGGGTTGAGGTCACCATCAAGCGGGTACCGGAAACCATGGATGCACAGGCGTTCAAACAGGCCGGAGGCAAGGTGGATCAGCAGGCGGAAGTGGCCAGCCCCGCCGAGCTTGCCGATTACGATGCCATCGTCATTGGCACGCCCACCCGCTTTGGCAACATGAGCGGCCAGATGCGCAATTTCTTCGATCAGACCGGTGGACTCTGGGTCAACGGTGGCCTGGTGGGTAAACTGGCCAGCGTGTTCAGCTCCACCGGTACCGGTGGCGGTCAGGAAACCACCATCACCAGCACCTGGATCACCTTGGCCCATCACGGCATGGTGATCGTGCCCATCGGCTATGGCGCCCCCGAACTGGCCGATATTTCCCAGGTGGGCGGCGGCACTCCCTACGGCGCCAGCACCATCGCCGGCGGCGACGGCTCGCGCCAGCCCGATGAACGGGAGCTGACCATCGCCCGCTATCAGGGCAAAACCGTGGCCGAGCTTTCAAAAAAGCTGTTTGGGTGA
- a CDS encoding ABC transporter ATP-binding protein, whose protein sequence is MFYLEVAHLAKSFGDTHVFSDINFDIRRGELVTLLGPSGCGKSTLLRSLAGLASPDRGHIRVAGEDITHLKPQKRGIGMVFQSYALFPNLTVAGNIAFGLRTQKLANAEVRQRVAEAVALVGLEGRERHYPGQLSGGQRQRVALARALVVQPRILLLDEPLSALDAPIRKRLREQIRRIQQQLELTTVFVTHDQEEALTMSDRIFVMNKGSIVQADTAETVYTHPANDFVAGFMGSYNLLDPQQARALFGLHIQGRLAIRPESIYIREAGRDYGQMMTAPLPAQVEHHQLLGNVIRYRMRLEHATLDVDALNRGPASLLAAGTRVELLLPQHELKEVA, encoded by the coding sequence ATGTTTTATCTGGAAGTTGCCCATCTCGCCAAGTCCTTTGGCGACACCCATGTGTTCAGCGACATTAACTTTGATATTCGCCGGGGCGAGCTGGTCACCCTGCTTGGCCCCTCGGGCTGCGGCAAGTCCACCCTGCTGCGCAGCCTGGCCGGCCTGGCCAGCCCCGACCGGGGCCATATTCGCGTGGCCGGCGAAGACATCACCCACCTCAAGCCCCAAAAGCGGGGCATTGGCATGGTGTTTCAGAGCTATGCCCTGTTTCCCAATCTGACCGTGGCCGGCAACATTGCCTTTGGCCTGCGTACCCAGAAACTCGCCAATGCCGAGGTACGCCAGCGGGTGGCGGAAGCGGTAGCGCTGGTCGGCCTGGAAGGACGCGAACGCCATTATCCCGGCCAGCTGTCCGGCGGCCAGCGCCAGCGGGTAGCCCTGGCCCGGGCGCTGGTGGTGCAACCGCGCATTCTGTTGCTGGACGAGCCGCTGTCGGCGCTGGACGCGCCCATTCGCAAGCGACTGCGCGAGCAGATTCGGCGCATTCAGCAACAGCTTGAGCTCACCACGGTATTCGTGACCCACGATCAGGAAGAAGCACTGACCATGTCGGATCGTATCTTTGTCATGAACAAGGGCAGCATCGTTCAGGCCGACACCGCCGAAACCGTCTATACCCACCCGGCCAACGACTTTGTGGCGGGCTTTATGGGCAGCTACAACCTGCTCGACCCGCAGCAGGCCAGGGCCCTGTTCGGCTTGCATATTCAGGGCCGGCTGGCCATTCGCCCCGAGAGCATTTACATTCGGGAGGCGGGCCGGGACTATGGCCAAATGATGACGGCACCGCTGCCGGCACAAGTGGAGCACCACCAGCTGCTGGGCAACGTGATCCGCTACCGTATGCGCCTGGAGCACGCCACCCTGGACGTGGACGCCCTTAACCGGGGACCGGCTTCGCTGCTGGCCGCCGGCACTCGAGTGGAGCTACTGTTGCCCCAACATGAACTAAAAGAGGTTGCCTGA
- a CDS encoding HAD family hydrolase has protein sequence MNLAIFDLDETLIAGDSATLWLSFLAEHGLASEALLAEERRLMENYYRGTMDMHAYMTLTLSPLEGRRPAELAPLVEAFISDCIMPIVYPQARERLNWHRDQGHHCLVISATGEHLVRPIAQRLGVQDAIGVQTEIADGRYSGRPTGVFSYQQGKVVRLGHWLREQGIEPGFCYGYSDSLNDLALLEYVDEAAVINGDETLNALATERGWQRLSWAL, from the coding sequence ATGAACCTGGCCATTTTTGATCTCGACGAAACCCTGATTGCCGGCGACTCCGCCACCCTGTGGCTAAGCTTTCTGGCAGAGCACGGCCTGGCGAGCGAGGCATTGCTGGCGGAAGAACGCCGGCTGATGGAGAACTACTATCGCGGCACCATGGACATGCACGCCTACATGACCCTGACCCTGTCGCCGCTGGAAGGTCGCCGCCCGGCGGAGCTGGCCCCCCTGGTAGAAGCCTTCATCAGCGACTGCATTATGCCCATCGTCTATCCCCAGGCTCGGGAGCGGCTCAACTGGCACCGTGACCAGGGACACCACTGCCTGGTGATCTCCGCCACCGGCGAGCACCTGGTCAGGCCCATCGCGCAACGGCTGGGCGTGCAGGATGCCATTGGCGTGCAGACCGAAATAGCAGACGGCCGCTACAGCGGCCGCCCCACCGGCGTGTTCAGCTATCAGCAGGGCAAGGTGGTGCGTCTGGGCCACTGGCTGCGGGAGCAGGGCATCGAGCCCGGCTTCTGCTATGGCTACAGCGACTCGCTCAACGATCTGGCGCTGCTGGAATACGTGGATGAAGCCGCGGTGATCAACGGTGACGAGACCCTCAATGCCCTGGCCACCGAACGGGGCTGGCAGCGGCTTAGCTGGGCGCTGTAA
- the phhA gene encoding phenylalanine 4-monooxygenase, translating into MNASTYVARKPGPDGTIHYTEEENAVWHTLIARQLGCVQHRACNEYLTGLERLTLPRHRIPQLEEINQVLVPATGWRVARVPALISFDRFFALLADRQFPVATFIRRREDLDYLQEPDIFHELFGHCAMLTHPAFARFTHTYGRLGLEASPKVRGFLARLYWFTVEFGLLNTHEGRRIYGGGILSSPGETQYAFASSEPEFRPFNMLDVLRTPYRIDIMQPIYYVLDSLNDLFAIADMDIMAEVRKAQALGLFAPTFPPKQTAV; encoded by the coding sequence ATGAACGCCTCCACCTACGTGGCCCGCAAGCCCGGGCCCGATGGCACCATTCACTACACGGAGGAAGAAAACGCCGTCTGGCACACCCTGATTGCACGCCAGCTCGGCTGCGTGCAGCACCGCGCCTGTAACGAATACCTTACAGGACTGGAACGGTTAACCCTGCCTCGGCATCGCATTCCCCAGCTGGAGGAGATCAACCAGGTGCTGGTGCCCGCCACCGGCTGGCGCGTGGCCCGAGTGCCGGCGCTGATCTCCTTTGATCGTTTCTTTGCGCTGCTGGCCGACCGGCAGTTTCCGGTGGCCACCTTTATTCGCCGGCGGGAAGATCTCGACTACCTGCAGGAGCCGGACATCTTTCACGAGCTGTTTGGCCACTGCGCCATGCTCACCCACCCGGCCTTTGCCCGCTTTACCCACACCTATGGCCGGCTGGGCCTTGAGGCCAGCCCCAAGGTACGTGGCTTTCTGGCCAGGCTGTACTGGTTTACCGTGGAATTCGGCCTGCTCAATACCCACGAAGGACGGCGCATTTATGGCGGCGGCATACTGTCATCGCCGGGCGAAACCCAATATGCCTTTGCGTCGAGCGAACCCGAGTTTCGCCCCTTTAACATGCTGGATGTGCTGCGCACGCCCTATCGTATCGATATCATGCAGCCCATCTACTATGTACTGGACAGCCTGAACGATCTCTTTGCCATCGCCGACATGGACATCATGGCCGAGGTGCGCAAGGCTCAGGCCCTGGGGCTGTTTGCTCCCACCTTTCCACCCAAACAAACCGCCGTTTAA
- a CDS encoding alkaline phosphatase family protein, with amino-acid sequence MNKVILIIIDGLAHEVARHSLGYLLAMTEAGRATGYKLQCELPALSRPLYETILTGTRPVDHGVVHNNVVRLSRETSLFHLAQGAGRTTAAAAYHWVSELYNRAPYDAVQDRFTADNNLPIQHGVFYHQDDYPDSHLLLDAEWLRRRADPDLLLIHPMNVDDAGHKFGLDSPQYRNSARRFDLLLADYVPRWLEQGYQLLITSDHGMNRDRSHSGTLPEEREVPLFVLGSAFSHDRHAHPRQTELCGTVASLLGIEHDKPLCKELLS; translated from the coding sequence ATGAACAAGGTCATACTGATCATCATTGACGGTTTGGCCCATGAGGTAGCCCGGCACAGCCTGGGCTACCTGCTGGCCATGACCGAGGCGGGACGCGCCACCGGCTACAAGTTGCAGTGCGAGCTGCCGGCCCTGTCGCGACCCTTGTATGAAACCATTCTGACCGGCACCCGCCCGGTGGATCACGGTGTGGTACACAACAATGTCGTGCGACTGAGCCGGGAAACCAGCCTGTTTCATCTGGCTCAAGGAGCCGGCCGTACCACGGCGGCGGCGGCCTATCACTGGGTGAGCGAGCTCTATAATCGGGCGCCCTATGATGCCGTACAGGACCGCTTTACCGCCGACAACAACCTGCCCATTCAACACGGCGTGTTCTACCACCAGGACGATTATCCCGACAGCCACCTGTTGCTCGATGCCGAGTGGCTGCGCCGGCGTGCGGATCCCGATCTGCTGTTGATCCACCCGATGAACGTGGACGACGCCGGTCACAAGTTTGGCCTGGACTCGCCCCAGTATCGCAACAGCGCCCGTCGCTTTGATCTGTTGCTGGCCGATTACGTGCCGCGCTGGCTGGAGCAGGGCTACCAGTTGTTGATCACCAGCGATCACGGCATGAACCGGGATCGCAGCCATAGCGGCACCCTGCCGGAAGAGCGCGAAGTGCCCCTGTTTGTGCTGGGCTCGGCCTTTAGTCACGACCGCCACGCCCATCCGCGCCAGACCGAGCTGTGTGGCACCGTGGCCAGCCTGCTGGGCATTGAACACGACAAGCCCCTGTGCAAGGAGTTGCTGTCATGA
- the pncB gene encoding nicotinate phosphoribosyltransferase encodes MTEPVIQSLLDTDLYKYTMMQAVLHQHPAAEVEYRFRCRTPNVDFSACLKDISREIDHLCNLQLSDDELDYLAGLDYLKPDFIHFLRLFRLDRRFVQLECIEGRLELVIRGPWLHTILFEVPLLAIISEVFCRHHYPSPDWQHARKKMQQKIAQVAGTQGAEGFRFSDFGTRRRFSGRWHKEVVQAFAEGLPEQFSGTSNLALSRLIGRPPMGTMAHEFLQAFQALGPRLIDSQKAALDAWVGEYRGRLGIALTDVVGMDAFLRDFDLYYAKLFDGLRHDSGDPVVWTEKALAHYRRLKIDPLGKRLVYSDSLTVDKALHLYLRFAGQCRPAFGIGTHLTNDVVETAPLSMVIKMTRCNGQAVAKLSDSPGKAMCEDAGYLAYLSQVFGVPTPAVNQS; translated from the coding sequence ATGACTGAACCCGTAATCCAATCCCTGCTCGATACCGATCTGTACAAATACACCATGATGCAGGCAGTACTGCATCAACACCCGGCGGCCGAGGTGGAATACCGCTTTCGCTGCCGCACGCCGAACGTGGACTTTTCCGCCTGTCTGAAGGACATCAGCCGGGAAATCGATCACCTGTGCAACCTGCAACTGAGCGATGACGAGCTCGACTACCTGGCCGGCCTCGATTATCTCAAACCCGACTTTATTCATTTTTTGCGGCTGTTCCGGCTGGATCGGCGCTTTGTGCAGCTGGAGTGTATCGAGGGCAGGCTCGAACTCGTCATTCGCGGCCCCTGGCTGCACACCATCCTGTTTGAAGTGCCGCTGCTGGCCATTATCAGCGAGGTGTTTTGCCGCCATCACTACCCAAGCCCCGACTGGCAGCATGCCCGGAAAAAAATGCAGCAAAAAATCGCCCAGGTGGCCGGCACCCAAGGGGCCGAAGGCTTTCGCTTTTCCGACTTCGGCACCCGCCGGCGCTTTTCCGGCCGCTGGCACAAGGAAGTGGTGCAAGCCTTTGCCGAGGGGTTGCCCGAGCAGTTTTCCGGCACCAGCAACCTGGCGCTGTCGCGCCTCATCGGCCGGCCGCCCATGGGTACCATGGCCCACGAGTTTCTGCAGGCCTTTCAGGCCCTGGGACCCCGGCTTATCGACAGCCAGAAAGCCGCCCTGGATGCCTGGGTGGGCGAATATCGGGGCCGGCTCGGCATTGCCCTGACCGACGTGGTGGGCATGGACGCCTTTTTGCGCGACTTCGATCTCTACTACGCCAAACTGTTCGACGGCCTGCGCCACGACTCCGGCGACCCCGTGGTCTGGACCGAAAAGGCCCTGGCCCATTACCGCCGGCTGAAGATCGATCCCCTCGGCAAGCGGCTGGTATACAGCGACTCCCTTACCGTGGACAAGGCGCTGCACCTGTACCTGCGTTTTGCCGGCCAGTGCCGACCGGCCTTTGGCATTGGCACCCACCTCACCAACGACGTGGTGGAGACCGCCCCGCTGAGCATGGTGATCAAGATGACCCGCTGCAACGGCCAGGCGGTGGCCAAGCTCTCCGACAGCCCGGGCAAGGCCATGTGTGAAGACGCCGGCTACCTGGCCTATCTGTCGCAGGTATTTGGCGTGCCAACGCCCGCCGTAAACCAAAGCTGA
- a CDS encoding ABC transporter permease: MNDHALRPAQRLQAAPAGLKVPPVARPSSRRRRLPLLLLLPFGLVFALFQLAPIGWVAINGFQVAGDWSLANFREILSSPWYRQAFANSLDLAFWSSLAGLAIATLGTAALRQVPGRLQNAVVAFTTMASNFTGVPLAFAFIVLLGMNGALTLLLQQLGLAEQFQLYSRTGLLVLYTYFQVPLAVLLLYPAFDAVRDDWRDAAALLGAGPVRYWLKVVLPVLSPALLGTFIILLANALGAYASTYALMTSNYNLVTIQIAGLVAGDIFLEPQLAAALSLLLMALLVLVTAINHWLVARSRYV, encoded by the coding sequence ATGAACGACCATGCCCTGCGGCCGGCTCAGCGCCTGCAGGCGGCGCCCGCCGGCCTGAAGGTGCCACCGGTGGCGCGCCCTTCATCCCGGCGGCGGCGTCTGCCGCTGCTGTTGCTGCTGCCCTTTGGCCTGGTGTTTGCGCTGTTTCAGCTCGCCCCCATTGGCTGGGTGGCAATCAATGGTTTTCAGGTGGCCGGCGACTGGAGCCTGGCCAATTTTCGCGAGATCCTTAGCTCTCCCTGGTATCGCCAGGCCTTTGCCAACAGCCTGGATCTGGCGTTCTGGTCCAGCCTGGCAGGCCTGGCCATCGCCACCCTGGGAACGGCGGCCCTGCGCCAAGTACCGGGGCGTCTGCAAAACGCCGTGGTGGCCTTCACCACCATGGCCAGCAACTTTACCGGCGTGCCCCTGGCCTTTGCCTTTATCGTGCTGCTGGGCATGAACGGCGCCCTCACCCTGCTGCTGCAACAATTGGGGCTGGCCGAGCAGTTCCAGCTCTATTCCCGCACCGGCCTGCTGGTACTGTATACCTATTTTCAGGTGCCACTGGCGGTGCTGCTGCTGTATCCGGCCTTTGATGCCGTGCGCGACGACTGGCGCGATGCCGCCGCACTGCTGGGCGCCGGCCCGGTGCGCTACTGGCTGAAGGTGGTGCTGCCGGTGCTGAGCCCGGCCCTGCTCGGCACCTTTATCATTCTGCTGGCCAATGCCCTGGGCGCCTATGCCAGCACCTATGCCCTGATGACCAGCAACTACAACCTGGTGACCATTCAAATCGCCGGCCTGGTGGCGGGAGACATCTTCCTTGAGCCTCAGCTGGCGGCCGCCCTGTCGCTGCTGCTGATGGCGCTGCTGGTGCTGGTAACCGCCATCAACCACTGGCTTGTTGCCCGGAGTCGTTATGTCTGA
- a CDS encoding NAD(P)/FAD-dependent oxidoreductase — MMEHVNSYYAATANEHAPWPQLTENIQCDVCVVGGGYTGLSTALFLTEAGFDVVLLEAGRIGFGASGRNGGQLVNSYSRDIDVIESRYGADTARMLGSMMFEGGDIIRERIQQYDIRCDFKPGGIFAALNSRQLHELESQKGNWERYGHDGLELLDAEAVAREIDSTRYVGALLDHRGGHIHPLNLALGEAEAIRKLGGRIFEQSAVTSLTYGDPAVAKTDKGSVSANFMVLAGNAYLGNLEPKLSAKAMPCGTQIVTTEPLSEEQVRRLIPNGYCVEDCNYLLDYYRLTGDNRLLYGGGVVYGARDPDDIDRLVLPKLLKTFPQLEGIKVDYRWTGNFLLTLSRLPQFGRLEPNVYYMQGYSGHGVTCTHLAGRLLSEVLKGQAERFDAFARLPHLPFFGGRRFQVPFSAMGAAYYSLRDKLGV; from the coding sequence ATCATGGAACACGTCAACAGCTACTACGCGGCCACCGCCAACGAACACGCGCCCTGGCCGCAACTGACCGAAAACATACAGTGCGATGTGTGTGTGGTCGGGGGCGGCTACACCGGCCTGTCTACCGCCCTGTTTCTGACCGAGGCGGGCTTTGATGTGGTGCTGCTGGAGGCCGGCCGCATCGGTTTTGGCGCCAGCGGCCGCAACGGTGGCCAGCTGGTCAACTCCTACAGCCGTGATATCGACGTGATCGAATCCCGCTATGGCGCCGATACCGCCCGCATGCTGGGCAGCATGATGTTTGAAGGCGGCGACATTATTCGCGAACGCATTCAGCAGTACGACATTCGGTGCGACTTCAAGCCCGGCGGCATTTTCGCCGCACTGAACAGCCGGCAGTTGCATGAGCTGGAAAGTCAGAAGGGCAACTGGGAGCGCTACGGCCACGACGGCCTCGAGCTGCTGGATGCCGAGGCGGTGGCCCGGGAGATCGACTCAACGCGCTATGTGGGCGCCCTGCTGGATCACCGCGGTGGCCACATTCACCCCCTCAACCTGGCGCTGGGCGAGGCAGAAGCCATTCGCAAGCTGGGGGGGCGCATCTTTGAACAGTCGGCGGTCACCAGCCTGACATACGGCGATCCGGCCGTGGCAAAAACCGACAAGGGCAGCGTCAGCGCCAACTTCATGGTATTGGCGGGCAATGCCTACCTCGGCAACCTGGAGCCCAAGCTGTCGGCCAAGGCCATGCCCTGCGGCACTCAAATCGTCACCACCGAGCCGCTGAGCGAAGAGCAGGTCAGGCGCCTGATCCCCAACGGCTACTGTGTGGAAGACTGCAACTATCTGTTGGATTACTATCGGCTCACCGGCGACAACCGGCTGCTCTATGGTGGCGGCGTGGTCTATGGCGCCCGGGATCCGGACGACATCGACCGCCTGGTGTTACCCAAACTGCTGAAAACCTTTCCGCAGCTGGAAGGGATCAAGGTGGATTACCGCTGGACCGGCAACTTCCTGCTGACCCTGTCGCGCCTACCCCAGTTTGGCCGGCTTGAGCCCAACGTGTATTACATGCAGGGCTACAGCGGCCACGGTGTGACCTGTACCCACCTGGCGGGACGCCTGCTGTCGGAAGTGCTGAAAGGTCAGGCCGAGCGTTTTGACGCCTTTGCGCGCCTGCCGCACCTGCCGTTCTTCGGTGGCCGCCGCTTTCAGGTGCCCTTCAGCGCCATGGGCGCCGCCTACTACAGCCTACGGGATAAGTTGGGGGTGTGA
- a CDS encoding ABC transporter permease, translating to MSESPLFARLTVWTLMAVLATPIVITLAYSLAEHWGAHILPQGFTADWYVSLWTDTRFLAAFGRSLLVCLAALFLSLVLILPVLFVVFYYFPKLKGLMNLLVLLPFAVPPVVSSVGLLQLYAGGPLPLVGTPWILVLCYFTLSLPFMYRALANNLEAVNLPDLMDAAHLLGAGTTQAFLQVVLPNLRNGLLSALFLAFSFLFGEFVFANLLVGTRFETLQVYLYSQRTTSGHFTSAMVMSYFLFIGIATWVALRLQSRSA from the coding sequence ATGTCTGAATCTCCGCTGTTCGCGCGCCTGACGGTGTGGACCCTGATGGCCGTGCTGGCCACCCCCATCGTCATTACCCTGGCCTATTCCCTGGCCGAACACTGGGGCGCCCATATTCTGCCGCAAGGCTTCACCGCCGACTGGTATGTCTCGCTATGGACCGACACCCGCTTTCTGGCCGCCTTTGGCCGCTCGCTGCTGGTGTGCCTGGCGGCCCTGTTTCTCAGCCTGGTGCTGATCCTGCCGGTGCTGTTCGTGGTGTTTTACTACTTTCCGAAACTGAAAGGGCTGATGAACCTGCTGGTGCTGCTGCCCTTTGCGGTGCCGCCTGTGGTGTCATCGGTGGGACTGTTGCAGCTGTACGCCGGCGGCCCGCTGCCGCTGGTGGGCACCCCCTGGATTCTGGTGCTGTGTTATTTCACCCTGAGCCTGCCCTTTATGTACCGGGCCCTGGCCAACAATCTGGAGGCGGTCAATCTGCCCGATCTGATGGACGCCGCCCACCTGCTGGGGGCCGGCACCACTCAGGCCTTTCTGCAGGTGGTGCTGCCCAACCTGCGCAACGGCCTGCTCAGCGCCCTGTTTCTGGCGTTCTCATTTTTGTTTGGGGAGTTCGTGTTTGCCAACCTGCTGGTGGGCACCCGTTTTGAAACCCTGCAGGTGTACCTGTATAGCCAGCGTACCACCAGCGGTCACTTCACCAGCGCCATGGTGATGTCCTATTTCCTGTTTATCGGCATCGCCACCTGGGTGGCGCTGCGTCTGCAATCCCGGAGCGCCTGA
- a CDS encoding isochorismatase family protein: protein MKLPAKHRVASLDVDAQYTFTPVCPDELPVSGGDGIADELNRQAAFAGHRLGSKDAHSPAAHWVASDAHPAFSKIAGDNMDLRWPLHAVPGTRGFELLDGLPHPADYDFFVWKGVEPDMHPYGACFHDLDERQSTGLIEYLRCNDIDTVLVGGLATDYCVFYTVKQLLAAGMNVVVNRSAIRGVADDTSRHAMAEMIQLGAHFVHDSQELEQGHD from the coding sequence ATGAAATTGCCCGCCAAACACAGGGTAGCCAGTCTGGACGTGGATGCCCAGTACACCTTTACCCCCGTCTGTCCCGATGAGTTGCCGGTGTCAGGCGGTGACGGCATCGCCGACGAGCTGAATCGCCAGGCCGCCTTTGCCGGCCATCGCCTGGGCTCCAAGGATGCCCACTCCCCCGCCGCCCACTGGGTAGCCAGCGACGCCCATCCCGCCTTTAGCAAAATAGCAGGTGACAACATGGATCTGCGCTGGCCCCTGCATGCCGTGCCCGGCACCCGCGGGTTTGAGTTGCTCGACGGTTTGCCCCATCCGGCCGACTACGACTTTTTTGTGTGGAAGGGGGTGGAGCCCGACATGCACCCCTACGGCGCCTGCTTTCACGATCTGGACGAACGCCAGAGTACCGGGCTGATTGAATACCTGCGCTGCAACGATATCGACACCGTACTGGTCGGCGGGCTGGCCACCGATTACTGCGTATTCTACACCGTCAAACAGCTGCTCGCCGCCGGCATGAACGTGGTGGTCAACCGCTCCGCCATTCGTGGCGTGGCCGACGACACCAGCCGCCACGCCATGGCCGAAATGATTCAGCTGGGCGCCCACTTCGTGCACGACAGCCAGGAGCTTGAGCAAGGCCATGACTGA